ATCTAATGGCTGGAGCTTCCTCCCGGTTCCCTTTGTGAAAGGCAGACACTGCACCAGCCCTTcggagaccccccccccccacctccaagCTGGGGGGAAGCCATTATGTCGGCTCTCatcctctctgcctcttcccgccccctccccccacggCTCAGTTTTCCTTGAGAGAGGGGGTGACTCAGGCCTTCATGGAAACAAATACCGTCCCCCCCTCCCCGCGGGGCTGCACGCCCCCTCACCGCTCACATGACTTCAGCACAGCTGCCCCATCCTCCTAGCCAGGACCTCCCAGAGCGGTCTCCTGTGGCTCCCCCATCCCATCACCCCCTCCCAGCCTTCTCCGCACCGGATGTGACTGGGGAGCTGGGACTCCACCCTGTTTGTTCCAGGGGCCTCACATCTGGATTTCATcttggctggggaggggggcgcCAGCGCCCTGCCCACCCCGCTGGGACCCTCTGTCCCACGGCAGGACTAGCTGGTGCTGATGAGAACAGGCTGTTGGGAATCTTGCCTGGCTGGCTCCCTCAACGTCCCTCCCAAAAGACTGGGTGGAGGGCACCTAGTCCCCAGCTGGCTGTGTGGCAGGAAGAGGGGAGCTAAtaatattagctaatatttattgaatgcttgctATGTGCTCAGCATGCCTTGAGCATCATTCAACAAGATTTTCCCATCACCCCTATGAAGTCCCCATTGCACAGATGACAACATTGAGGCGGAGAGGCCGAGGGTCCAGTGACTTGCGCAAGGTCCCGCAGCGTGTCAGAGGTGGAGCGGGATTGAACCCTGAATTGCCTCCAAGGTCTTTGTGCTTGAAGATGACGTGACCTCTGGGATGCTCGAACCTCAGGGCCGCCTTGGTATCTCCCAAAGACCTTATCTTGGGAGTGCCCATGGCCTCGAGGCTTAGACCCAGCCTGGAGTCCAAGGCAGTGTGTAGTAATGGGCAGGAGACTTGTGCTGCCAGCGGCGAGCATCTCGCTGACCCCGGTTGGCAGGCGGCGTGAGGCCTGAGGCTCCAGTCTATCTGAGGAAGGAGACGAGCTCTCCAGGTCGTGCCCCAGGTTCCCTCTGTGGCTGGGTGGGCAAGGCTTCTGGAAGTCCACTTTGTGCCCTTCCTGCCACTGGGGGGGACCTCCTGTTCCTTTGAAAGACAGCGTAGCCTGGCAGCTATAGAGGCTCTGGGGTGGGTCTTTTTGGCTCTGCTACTGACTAGCTTTGAGACTTTGGGAAAGTGAATTGACTTCTCTgggtttcccatctgtaaagcaGAGATGATGATAATTCTGACTTCACGTGGCCACTCAGCGaggagtgacagagctgggactccAACTGTAGCCGTCCAAAGTCAGAGCCTGGGCAGCAGCCACAGCACtgacctgtctgtctgtctctctgtcctttctctccACAGCTCTGACAGCCCCATGGCCCCGGCCGGCCACTGAGCCCCACCATGGGCAGCCTGTACTCGGAGTACCTCAGCCCCAGCAAGGTCCTGGAACACTATAATTACACCAAGGAGACGCTGGACAAGCAGGAGGCCTCCCGCCAGGTGGCCTCGAGCCTGATCATCCTCCTCTGCTGTGCCATCGTGCTGGAGAACCTGCTGGTGCTCATCGCCGTCATACGCAACAGTAAGTTCCACTCGGCCATGTACCTGTTCCTGGGCAACCTGGCCGCCTCGGACCTGCTGGCGGGCGTGGCCTTTGTCGCCAACACCTTGCTCTCAGGCCCGGTCACACTGCGCCTGACACCTGTACAGTGGTTTGCCCGCGAGGGCTCTGCCTTCATCACGCTCTCCGCCTCCGTCTTCAGCCTCCTGGCCATCGCCATCGAGCGGCACGTGGCCATTGCCAAGGTCAAGGTCTACGGCAGCGACAAGAGCTGTCGCATGCTGCTGCTCATCGGCGCCTCGTGGCTCATCTCGCTGGTTCTCGGGGGCCTGCCCATCCTTGGCTGGAACTGTCTGGGCCTCCTGGAGGCCTGCTCCACCGTTCTGCCGCTCTACGCCAAGCAGTACGTGCTCTGCGTGGTCTCCATCTTTTCCATTATCTTGTTGGCCATCGTGGTGCTGTACATCCGCATCTACTGCGTGGTCCGCTCCAGCCATCCCGATGTGACTGGCCCACAGACGTTGGCCCTGCTCAAGACGGTCACCATCGTGCTGGGCGTCTTCATCGTCTGCTGGCTGCCCGCCTTTAGCATCCTCCTCCTGGACTACGCCTGTCCCGTCCGGGCCTGCCCCATCCTCTACAAGGCCCAGTACTTCTTTGCCTTCGCCACCCTCAACTCACTGCTCAACCCTGTCATCTACACGTGGCGCAGCCAGGACCTGCGGCAGGAGGTGTTGCGGCTGCTGCTGTGCTGGCGGCCTGCGGCGAGGATGCAGGGACGGCGGGCCGGGACCCCAGGCCACAGCCTCCTGCCCCTCCGCAGCTCCAGCTCCCTGGAGAGGAGCATGCACATGCCCACATCACCCACGTGTCTGGAGGGCAACACGGAGGTCTGAGGGACAAGAGGGCCGACAGCTGGGCCACGGCAGGGCGCCCCGTGGAGAGGCACCGAGTGACCTCAGACAGACACGTGGGGCTGCCAAGCAAGATGTCCCCACGCTGCAGACCTGGGGGATACAGAAAATGTTTTACACTTGGGCCGGCCAGCTGCGGCACT
The Equus caballus isolate H_3958 breed thoroughbred chromosome 7, TB-T2T, whole genome shotgun sequence genome window above contains:
- the S1PR2 gene encoding sphingosine 1-phosphate receptor 2 — protein: MGSLYSEYLSPSKVLEHYNYTKETLDKQEASRQVASSLIILLCCAIVLENLLVLIAVIRNSKFHSAMYLFLGNLAASDLLAGVAFVANTLLSGPVTLRLTPVQWFAREGSAFITLSASVFSLLAIAIERHVAIAKVKVYGSDKSCRMLLLIGASWLISLVLGGLPILGWNCLGLLEACSTVLPLYAKQYVLCVVSIFSIILLAIVVLYIRIYCVVRSSHPDVTGPQTLALLKTVTIVLGVFIVCWLPAFSILLLDYACPVRACPILYKAQYFFAFATLNSLLNPVIYTWRSQDLRQEVLRLLLCWRPAARMQGRRAGTPGHSLLPLRSSSSLERSMHMPTSPTCLEGNTEV